One genomic region from Ornithinicoccus hortensis encodes:
- a CDS encoding creatininase — protein MTQDTTVCLAELDAHTYAEWLGSGSRTVVVPVGALEQHGPHLPMGTDAILSTAIAEQVATLVGAKVAQPISYGYKSQQKSGGGDHLVGTTSLDAATLVGLTRCLVSSLLEQGVRHVVFLNGHYENYQFLYEGVDLAVRDAGLGAEDEACVLLLSYWDYVSQETLDEVYQGSFPGWDVEHGGVLETALMLHLRPESVWLDRAVDHPPAELPRFDRLPVQPGRTPASGCLSAPRGANAAQGKLLFDQVTADLAADLTAELGSAQAD, from the coding sequence ATGACGCAGGACACGACGGTCTGTCTGGCCGAGTTGGACGCGCATACGTATGCCGAGTGGCTGGGTTCGGGGTCGCGGACGGTGGTGGTGCCGGTCGGGGCGCTGGAGCAGCACGGTCCGCACCTGCCGATGGGCACCGACGCGATTCTGTCGACGGCCATCGCCGAGCAGGTGGCCACCCTGGTCGGGGCCAAGGTCGCCCAGCCGATCAGTTACGGGTACAAGTCGCAGCAGAAGTCCGGCGGTGGTGACCACCTCGTGGGCACCACCAGCCTGGACGCGGCCACCCTGGTCGGGTTGACCCGGTGCCTGGTGTCCAGCCTGCTGGAGCAGGGCGTGCGCCACGTGGTCTTCCTCAACGGGCACTACGAGAACTACCAGTTCCTCTACGAGGGCGTGGACCTGGCGGTCCGCGACGCGGGCCTGGGCGCCGAGGACGAGGCGTGCGTACTGCTGCTGTCCTACTGGGACTACGTCTCGCAGGAGACCCTGGACGAGGTCTACCAGGGCTCCTTCCCCGGGTGGGACGTGGAGCACGGCGGCGTGCTGGAGACCGCCCTGATGTTGCACCTGCGGCCGGAGTCGGTGTGGCTGGACCGGGCGGTGGACCACCCGCCGGCCGAGCTGCCCCGGTTCGACCGGCTGCCGGTGCAGCCCGGTCGCACCCCGGCCAGCGGGTGCCTGTCCGCGCCCCGCGGCGCCAACGCGGCGCAGGGCAAGCTGCTGTTCGACCAGGTCACCGCGGACCTCGCGGCGGACCTGACCGCCGAGCTGGGGTCCGCGCAGGCGGACTGA
- a CDS encoding BCCT family transporter, which yields MATPPRSSTDLDDAAQARSGQQADDRTETPQQVDVGTPDEHEESEPTRKRSVDLPRFRGYVMPPLDRALIKSIPPVLIIAAIIAVISNPDGAASVIGSMRTWVTSGFTWFFVLYSLIAVAVCVWIAFSKVGKVRLGGPKARPEHGHFAWYSMLFACGQGIGLIFWSVAEPIMLRDEAPLIPAGDNPGEGGIVWTYFHWGLTAWAMYCVVAVCLAYSHHNLGKTLTFREATVDILPHKVRRPAGVVVELLAIIATVLGLATSFGFASLQFTSGLSSFTGIESSTAVWAVVIAVLGGLTAVSAFLGVNKGMKRVSEANSVLSIVLVLGVLIFGPIIFILSNMVQTFGSFAFNFLPMSFWSEAEVATSSLDSWQDSWNGWWTVFIWCWVIAFSPFVAGFIARISRGRTLREFIIGVTMIPSLIVMIWVGVVGSAAIYYDDQASRSISDDVAADTSSGLFSMLQMVPWVGGILLVVATVLVATYYVTSLDSGTYALAEFVSAPKKSGPWFRVVLVASIGSVAMLLLSIGGTAVVDTVQTGTIIGAFPFSFVILLMIANLVRRLRARNKEIRRLEKVVNDPRHLPEDELVDADGLPVTAEGRPLTASEE from the coding sequence ATGGCCACACCTCCCCGCAGTTCCACGGACCTGGACGACGCCGCACAGGCACGGTCCGGGCAGCAAGCAGACGACCGCACGGAGACGCCGCAGCAGGTCGACGTCGGCACCCCCGACGAGCACGAGGAGAGCGAACCCACGCGCAAGCGGAGCGTGGACCTGCCGAGGTTCCGCGGCTACGTGATGCCGCCCCTGGACCGCGCCCTCATCAAGAGCATCCCACCGGTCCTGATCATCGCGGCGATCATCGCGGTCATCTCCAACCCGGACGGCGCCGCGTCCGTCATCGGCTCGATGCGCACCTGGGTCACCTCGGGGTTCACCTGGTTCTTCGTCCTGTACTCGCTGATCGCCGTGGCCGTCTGTGTCTGGATCGCGTTCAGCAAGGTCGGCAAGGTCCGGCTGGGCGGCCCGAAGGCACGCCCCGAGCACGGACACTTCGCCTGGTACTCGATGCTGTTCGCCTGCGGGCAGGGTATCGGCCTCATCTTCTGGTCCGTGGCCGAGCCGATCATGCTGCGCGACGAGGCGCCACTCATCCCCGCCGGGGACAACCCCGGTGAGGGCGGCATCGTGTGGACCTACTTCCACTGGGGACTGACCGCCTGGGCGATGTACTGTGTGGTCGCCGTCTGCCTGGCCTACTCCCACCACAACCTGGGCAAGACGCTGACCTTCCGCGAGGCCACGGTCGACATCCTCCCGCACAAGGTCCGCCGCCCCGCCGGCGTCGTGGTCGAGCTGCTGGCCATCATCGCCACCGTGCTGGGCCTGGCCACCTCCTTCGGCTTCGCCTCGCTGCAGTTCACCTCCGGCCTGTCCTCGTTCACCGGCATCGAGTCGTCCACGGCCGTCTGGGCCGTCGTGATCGCGGTGCTCGGTGGGCTCACCGCGGTGTCGGCCTTCCTGGGCGTCAACAAGGGGATGAAGCGGGTCAGCGAGGCGAACTCGGTGCTCAGCATCGTGCTGGTCCTCGGGGTCCTCATCTTCGGCCCGATCATCTTCATCCTGTCCAACATGGTGCAGACCTTCGGCTCCTTCGCGTTCAACTTCCTGCCGATGAGCTTCTGGTCCGAGGCGGAGGTCGCCACCTCCTCGCTGGACAGCTGGCAGGACAGCTGGAACGGCTGGTGGACCGTGTTCATCTGGTGCTGGGTGATCGCGTTCTCCCCGTTCGTCGCCGGGTTCATCGCCCGGATCTCCCGGGGGCGCACGCTGCGCGAGTTCATCATCGGGGTGACCATGATCCCGTCCCTGATCGTCATGATCTGGGTGGGCGTGGTCGGCTCGGCCGCCATCTACTACGACGACCAGGCCTCGCGCTCGATCTCCGACGACGTCGCGGCGGACACCTCCAGCGGGCTCTTCTCGATGCTCCAGATGGTGCCGTGGGTCGGCGGGATCCTGCTGGTCGTGGCCACCGTCCTGGTCGCCACCTACTACGTGACCAGCCTCGACTCGGGCACATATGCGCTGGCCGAGTTCGTTTCGGCACCGAAGAAGTCCGGCCCGTGGTTCCGTGTGGTGCTGGTCGCCAGCATCGGCTCGGTCGCCATGCTGCTGCTGTCCATCGGTGGCACCGCGGTGGTCGATACGGTGCAGACCGGCACGATCATCGGCGCCTTCCCGTTCTCGTTCGTGATCCTGCTGATGATCGCCAACCTGGTCCGGCGGTTGCGGGCCCGCAACAAGGAGATCCGCCGCCTGGAGAAGGTGGTCAACGACCCGCGGCACCTGCCGGAGGACGAGTTAGTCGACGCCGACGGCCTCCCGGTCACCGCCGAGGGCCGACCGCTGACCGCGAGTGAGGAGTGA
- a CDS encoding aminopeptidase P family protein, with protein MTTTPPVSTVAELERLKVLHNGEKTPLTFSDAEFERRLGGLREIMAAKELDAVVLTSYQGIKYYSDFLFTYFGRSYALVVTPDDSVSVTANIDAGMPWRRSYGENIVYTDWKRDNYQYGVVEALKQRGITARRVGVEFDSLSLDNHAKLQAAFDGAELVDVAQDAMRQRMIKSAEEIEVIKHGARIGDLGGEAIKAAIREGISEYEVALIGTEAMTHEIAKTFPDSEIRDTWVWFQSGINTDGAHNWSTTRKLVKGDILSLNCFPMTSGYYTALERTMFLGEPDARSLELWNINVEVHRAGLELIKPGAVCKDIAAELNEIYVGYGLLPNRTFGYGHSFGVLSHYYGREAGLELREDIDTVLEPGMVVSMEPMITVLDGQPGAGGYREHDILVVHEDGAENITKFGFGPEHNIIPA; from the coding sequence ATGACCACGACTCCTCCCGTTTCCACCGTTGCCGAGCTGGAGCGGTTGAAGGTTCTGCACAATGGTGAGAAGACGCCGTTGACGTTTTCGGATGCGGAGTTCGAGCGCCGGTTGGGTGGGTTGCGCGAGATCATGGCGGCCAAGGAGCTGGACGCGGTGGTGCTGACGAGTTACCAGGGGATCAAGTACTACTCGGACTTCCTGTTCACGTACTTCGGTCGGTCGTATGCGTTGGTCGTGACGCCGGATGACTCGGTGAGCGTGACGGCGAACATCGACGCGGGGATGCCGTGGCGGCGCAGCTACGGGGAGAACATCGTCTACACGGACTGGAAGCGGGACAACTACCAGTACGGCGTGGTGGAGGCGCTGAAGCAGCGGGGGATCACGGCCCGGCGGGTCGGGGTGGAGTTCGACTCGTTGTCGTTGGACAACCACGCCAAGCTGCAGGCGGCGTTCGACGGGGCCGAGTTGGTCGACGTGGCGCAGGACGCGATGCGGCAGCGGATGATCAAGTCGGCCGAGGAGATCGAGGTGATCAAGCACGGCGCGCGGATCGGGGACCTGGGTGGTGAGGCGATCAAGGCCGCGATCCGGGAGGGGATCAGTGAGTACGAGGTCGCGTTGATCGGGACCGAGGCGATGACCCACGAGATCGCCAAGACGTTCCCGGACTCGGAGATCCGGGACACCTGGGTGTGGTTCCAGTCCGGGATCAACACCGACGGTGCGCACAACTGGTCGACCACCCGCAAGCTGGTCAAGGGCGACATCCTGTCGTTGAACTGCTTCCCGATGACCTCGGGCTACTACACCGCGCTGGAGCGCACGATGTTCCTGGGTGAGCCGGACGCCCGGTCCCTGGAGCTGTGGAACATCAACGTGGAGGTCCACCGGGCCGGGCTGGAGCTGATTAAGCCGGGCGCGGTCTGCAAGGACATCGCGGCCGAGCTGAACGAGATCTACGTCGGGTACGGCCTGCTGCCCAACCGCACCTTCGGCTACGGCCACTCCTTCGGGGTGCTCTCGCACTACTACGGCCGGGAGGCCGGGCTGGAGCTGCGCGAGGACATCGACACCGTGCTGGAGCCGGGCATGGTCGTCTCGATGGAGCCGATGATCACCGTGCTGGACGGCCAGCCCGGCGCCGGTGGCTACCGCGAGCACGACATCCTCGTCGTCCACGAGGACGGCGCCGAGAACATCACCAAGTTCGGCTTCGGCCCCGAGCACAACATCATCCCCGCCTGA